The following are encoded in a window of Mycolicibacterium tusciae JS617 genomic DNA:
- a CDS encoding cutinase family protein, producing MRGVIRRHLLTGLVAVLVFGALLIAPQTVASLTPSAHAQSCPDAEVIFARGRLESPGVGRLGNAFVSALRNKTNKNIDVYAVQYPADNEIDVGANDMSGHIQHMINTCPNTRLVLGGYSLGAAVTDVVLAVPFAFFGWDNPLPPGADTHIAAVALFGNGASWVGPITNFNPLYRERTIELCHGADPICNPADPNTWEDNWPAHLAGAYIDAGMANQAADFVASRI from the coding sequence ATCCGTGGGGTGATCCGCCGCCATCTGCTCACCGGTCTCGTCGCTGTCCTCGTCTTCGGTGCGCTGCTCATCGCTCCCCAGACGGTCGCCTCACTGACGCCGTCGGCACATGCCCAGTCGTGCCCTGACGCCGAGGTGATCTTCGCCAGGGGCCGCCTGGAATCGCCGGGGGTCGGGAGGCTCGGTAACGCGTTCGTCAGCGCGCTGCGCAACAAGACGAACAAGAACATCGACGTCTACGCGGTGCAGTACCCCGCCGATAACGAGATCGATGTGGGCGCCAACGATATGAGCGGCCACATCCAGCACATGATCAACACCTGCCCGAATACGCGATTGGTGCTCGGGGGTTATTCACTCGGCGCAGCGGTCACCGACGTGGTGCTCGCAGTGCCGTTCGCCTTCTTCGGCTGGGACAATCCATTGCCACCCGGCGCCGACACCCATATCGCTGCGGTCGCGCTGTTCGGGAACGGCGCCTCCTGGGTGGGACCCATCACGAACTTCAATCCGCTCTACCGCGAGCGGACCATCGAGCTCTGCCACGGCGCCGACCCCATCTGCAACCCGGCCGATCCGAACACGTGGGAAGACAACTGGCCCGCCCACCTCGCCGGCGCGTACATCGACGCGGGAATGGCGAACCAGGCTGCCGACTTCGTCGCGAGTCGGATCTAG